The Salinirubellus salinus genome segment GACCGGCAGCGGCGCGTGCAGCACGATGGCGACCGCGAGCGCGATCCAGAGCACCTTCGCCGCCGTGTTCACGAGGATGACCTTGCTGCCGAACTCCGCGCCCCAGATGCCGTACTGGAACGGGATGGAGCGCTTGAACGTCGAGACGGCGAACGAGACGATGCCGCCGAGGAGCATCGTCGCCACCGCGGTCCGGGCGGTGAACACCCCGTCCTCCACCAGCGGTGCGATGACCAGCGCCCCGTTCGTCGTGTCGAGCGCGAAGACGGCGATGACCGGCACGGCCGCCGACGGCAGGCCCGTCAGGTCGGCCAGCGGGTCGCCGGCCGCGGTGATTGCCGTCAGGTCGTAGTAGGTCGTCAGCACGGAGACGAGGGCGTAGACCACGAGCAGGCGCGGGACGATGTCGCGGGTCTTCGAGAACCCCGTGCGCGCCGCGGCCTCGAGTTTCCCGCGCGTGGTGGGCGGCGTGTCCGCGCCGGGGACGGGGTGGTCGCCCGCTCCCGAGCCGTCCGTCACGGCCTCGCCGGAGACACTCTCACGGTCCGCGCGCGAGAGCAGGAGTGCCCCCGCCGCGATACCGGTCAGCGTGATGGCGAGGGCCACGAACGCGCGTGACCCGACGTAGAGCAGGCCGACCTGCAGGCCGAGGATCGGGATCAGCACCGGCGCGTAGAAGGTGAAGATGTGCTGGACGAAGCCGAAGAACGTGTTCACCGTCACGGCGACGAGCGTGGCTCGGTCCGAGAGCGCGCCGGACTCGCGGAACTCCGCGAGCATCCCGTAGCCGGCCGTGGTGGACGCGGTGGTGGTGAGGATGGCGGTCCCCACCTCGTCCGGCAGATTGGCGGGCCGGGTCAGGTACTTCGAGAGGCCGGCGACGTAGCGCACGAGACCGAACTGGACCAGCAGGTCCGCGAGGGACACCCCGACGGCGATGAGGACCGTGATGCGCGCCACCCGTGGGAGGACGGTCCCGACGAGGAGGTCGAACACGCCCGCGAGCGTCGGGTCGGCCATCTGGCCGTGTTTGGCGCCCGTCCGACAAGTGGGTGTCTGTTCCGGCGCGTCCCCGACCCGGCG includes the following:
- a CDS encoding nucleoside recognition protein — its product is MADPTLAGVFDLLVGTVLPRVARITVLIAVGVSLADLLVQFGLVRYVAGLSKYLTRPANLPDEVGTAILTTTASTTAGYGMLAEFRESGALSDRATLVAVTVNTFFGFVQHIFTFYAPVLIPILGLQVGLLYVGSRAFVALAITLTGIAAGALLLSRADRESVSGEAVTDGSGAGDHPVPGADTPPTTRGKLEAAARTGFSKTRDIVPRLLVVYALVSVLTTYYDLTAITAAGDPLADLTGLPSAAVPVIAVFALDTTNGALVIAPLVEDGVFTARTAVATMLLGGIVSFAVSTFKRSIPFQYGIWGAEFGSKVILVNTAAKVLWIALAVAIVLHAPLPV